In a single window of the Acidobacteriota bacterium genome:
- a CDS encoding carbamoyltransferase, translating into MTSILGISAFYHDSAAAIVVDGRIVAAAQEERFTRIKHDYNFPTNAIDYCLREAGISPSELDAVVFYDKPFLKFERLMETYLAYAPLGLRSFMMALPLWLNQKLFLPREIDKGLHNEYEGLIYFTTHHGSHAASAFFPSPFEEAAIITFDGVGEWSTSTWGVGRGNRIELRREIRFPHSLGLLYSAFTYYTGFKVNSGEYKLMGLAPYGEPKYERLIRENLIDIKEDGSFWLDQSYFNYCSGLTMTCPKFHRLFGQEPRGAESELTQFHMDIAASIQKVTEDVMMRIVRHVHQETGMENLCMAGGVALNCVANGIIQREGPFNNVWLQPAAGDAGGSLGGALFAWYQIMDKPRIPDSPDSQFGSYLGPKFSNDEIIRYLDSTGAIYKKFDSETELCDRIAELLDGGDVVGLFQGRMEFGPRALGGRSIIGDPRNPEMQSKMNLKIKFRESFRPFAPSVLAERAKDYFELEAESPYMLLVAPVREEVRLPAAPGSERLFGIDKLKEARSDLPAITHVDYSARIQTVDRSRSPRYYDILKAFERRTGCGAVVNTSFNIRGEPIVCRPEEAYKCFMYTEMDALVLEDVICLKEDQPPLPGAEEYRAEFKLD; encoded by the coding sequence TTGACGAGCATTCTCGGTATATCAGCCTTTTATCACGACAGCGCTGCCGCTATCGTCGTTGACGGCCGCATTGTCGCTGCCGCTCAGGAAGAGCGTTTCACGCGGATCAAGCACGACTACAATTTCCCGACGAATGCAATTGATTACTGTTTGCGGGAAGCCGGCATCTCGCCGTCGGAACTCGACGCGGTCGTCTTCTACGACAAGCCATTTCTGAAATTCGAGCGGCTGATGGAGACTTATCTTGCTTATGCTCCGCTTGGTTTGCGGTCATTCATGATGGCATTGCCGTTATGGCTTAACCAGAAGCTCTTCCTTCCGCGCGAGATCGATAAGGGGCTGCACAACGAATACGAAGGGCTGATCTATTTCACGACACATCACGGCTCACACGCAGCAAGTGCTTTCTTCCCGTCGCCGTTCGAGGAAGCTGCGATCATCACCTTCGACGGCGTAGGCGAATGGAGCACGAGCACATGGGGCGTCGGCCGCGGCAATCGAATCGAACTCCGACGCGAGATCAGATTTCCGCATTCGCTGGGGCTTCTATACAGTGCATTCACTTACTATACGGGCTTCAAGGTCAACTCGGGCGAGTATAAGCTGATGGGCCTTGCACCCTACGGCGAGCCGAAATACGAGCGCCTCATCCGCGAGAATCTGATCGACATCAAAGAAGACGGTTCCTTCTGGCTGGATCAGTCGTATTTCAACTATTGTTCGGGGCTTACGATGACATGCCCTAAGTTTCATAGGCTTTTCGGCCAGGAACCACGCGGTGCGGAATCCGAATTGACGCAATTCCATATGGATATCGCTGCAAGTATCCAGAAGGTGACCGAGGACGTGATGATGCGGATCGTGCGTCACGTACATCAGGAAACCGGCATGGAAAACCTTTGCATGGCGGGCGGCGTTGCGCTGAACTGCGTTGCGAACGGCATTATTCAGCGTGAAGGGCCTTTCAATAACGTGTGGCTGCAGCCCGCTGCGGGCGACGCGGGCGGAAGTCTGGGCGGAGCCCTTTTTGCTTGGTATCAGATAATGGACAAGCCGCGAATACCTGACTCGCCGGACAGCCAATTTGGATCGTATCTCGGGCCGAAATTCTCCAATGATGAGATCATTCGCTACCTGGATTCGACTGGTGCTATTTACAAAAAATTCGATAGCGAGACGGAGCTATGCGACAGGATAGCGGAACTTTTGGACGGCGGAGATGTTGTCGGGCTGTTTCAGGGAAGAATGGAGTTCGGGCCGCGTGCCCTCGGCGGCCGCAGCATCATCGGCGACCCGAGAAACCCTGAAATGCAGTCCAAAATGAATCTGAAGATCAAGTTTCGAGAATCATTCCGTCCTTTTGCTCCGAGCGTTTTGGCGGAGCGGGCGAAGGATTATTTCGAGCTTGAGGCCGAGAGTCCATATATGTTGCTTGTTGCTCCGGTGCGGGAGGAGGTGCGGCTGCCGGCAGCTCCGGGCAGCGAGAGGCTTTTCGGAATAGACAAGCTAAAGGAGGCGCGTTCAGATCTGCCCGCGATAACCCACGTTGACTATTCCGCACGAATTCAGACCGTTGACCGCTCGCGGAGCCCGCGATACTATGACATCCTGAAGGCGTTTGAACGAAGGACAGGCTGCGGAGCGGTCGTGAATACGTCTTTCAACATAAGAGGCGAGCCGATCGTCTGCCGCCCGGAAGAGGCCTATAAGTGCTTCATGTACACAGAGATGGACGCACTTGTTTTGGAAGATGTAATTTGCCTCAAGGAAGATCAGCCGCCTTTGCCCGGAGCTGAAGAATACAGAGCAGAGTTCAAACTCGACTAA
- a CDS encoding SGNH/GDSL hydrolase family protein produces MAEDLRRPSGFFKKLLLTAVSVAFCLILLGIGELFCRAFLDINLRKTSKDFMFLDAAGRPVANAPNSQGVSFGAAVFSDSNGFRVPENYRYPEVQRAILLLGDSVTFGVGVPEEKTFAGLLRSSDQSSAVYNAAVNGFSLPDYLRTAERALSDHPEIDEVILFYCLNDFREIGQSEEKPASASGLAGVKRMIASAFAGMNEFLGPRSKLYVLITGLTTDPSRRYFEWDLSLMDAASGRSKEILEPIAKIHELVKQRNGRFAVFLNPYEFQMRQEGGDFSPQDRIIEYLRAKDIRYIDTRDAFRQLPRPSSAFLFADPMHLSESGHRVVYDQLTEFRRQERTN; encoded by the coding sequence GTGGCCGAAGATCTACGACGACCGTCGGGTTTTTTCAAAAAGCTGCTTCTGACGGCGGTTTCGGTTGCATTTTGCCTGATCCTGCTCGGGATAGGTGAACTCTTTTGCAGGGCATTTCTCGACATCAATCTGAGAAAGACCAGCAAAGACTTCATGTTCCTTGACGCAGCGGGCAGACCGGTTGCAAACGCGCCGAACTCGCAAGGGGTGTCTTTCGGGGCGGCGGTGTTTTCGGATTCGAACGGCTTCCGAGTACCCGAGAATTATCGTTATCCTGAAGTTCAGAGGGCGATACTTCTGTTGGGTGACTCCGTGACATTTGGCGTCGGCGTTCCTGAGGAAAAGACATTTGCGGGACTGCTGCGGAGCTCGGACCAATCGTCAGCGGTTTACAATGCAGCGGTCAACGGCTTTTCGCTGCCGGATTATTTGCGAACCGCGGAGCGGGCCTTGTCGGATCATCCTGAGATCGACGAGGTCATTTTGTTCTATTGCCTGAATGATTTCAGGGAAATTGGACAGTCAGAAGAAAAACCGGCATCTGCTAGCGGGCTTGCCGGGGTCAAACGCATGATAGCTTCTGCATTTGCCGGGATGAATGAGTTTCTCGGACCGCGATCTAAGTTGTATGTTTTGATAACAGGCCTCACCACTGATCCTTCTCGGCGATATTTTGAATGGGATCTGTCGCTGATGGATGCCGCAAGCGGCCGTTCGAAAGAGATCCTGGAGCCGATAGCCAAGATCCACGAGCTTGTGAAACAAAGAAACGGCAGATTTGCCGTATTTCTGAATCCGTACGAGTTTCAAATGAGGCAGGAAGGCGGTGACTTTTCACCGCAGGACAGAATTATCGAATATCTGAGAGCGAAGGATATTCGATACATTGATACGCGTGATGCTTTCCGACAGCTTCCGCGGCCGTCGTCAGCATTTCTTTTTGCGGATCCGATGCATCTTAGCGAATCGGGACACCGGGTCGTGTATGACCAACTGACAGAATTTCGAAGACAAGAGAGAACAAATTGA
- a CDS encoding (2Fe-2S)-binding protein: MPTITADIASGSVFFDAEAGKKLVLALEDNGVDILHRCGGNARCTTCRVEIIEGDAGEMGEAEEAILSTKGDLAPNTRLSCQIRCEGDLHVKVVNQASVTGMDAGTRPVD; the protein is encoded by the coding sequence ATGCCGACAATTACAGCAGACATTGCTTCGGGATCCGTCTTCTTCGATGCCGAAGCCGGAAAGAAACTGGTTCTGGCACTCGAGGACAATGGCGTCGATATACTTCACCGATGCGGCGGAAATGCACGCTGCACGACCTGTAGAGTTGAGATAATCGAGGGGGACGCGGGCGAAATGGGCGAAGCGGAAGAAGCCATTTTGTCAACAAAAGGAGACCTCGCCCCGAATACGCGGCTTTCGTGCCAGATCCGCTGTGAGGGCGATCTGCACGTCAAGGTCGTGAATCAGGCAAGCGTAACGGGAATGGATGCGGGCACACGCCCCGTAGATTGA
- a CDS encoding superoxide dismutase, translated as MGTSTTYTAKTFDLSDLTGISNETLAMHFKLYEGYVTNTNVLNQRIADLIGGGELDATQVAAFSELKRRFGFEYNGMVLHEYYFENMQKHGTGDPSTGSAFMQAAEASFGSYDVWKADFMNTGKMRGVGWAAVYQDPSNGAISNHWINLHETGNVAGYKPILIMDVWEHAFIKDYAPADRPKYIEAFFANIDWEVVNSRLG; from the coding sequence ATGGGAACAAGCACTACATACACAGCAAAAACATTTGATCTTTCGGACCTGACGGGAATCTCGAACGAAACGCTTGCGATGCACTTCAAGCTTTACGAAGGCTACGTTACGAACACCAACGTCCTGAATCAACGCATCGCTGACCTGATCGGCGGCGGCGAACTCGACGCAACGCAAGTCGCTGCATTCAGTGAACTTAAGCGTCGTTTCGGATTCGAGTACAACGGCATGGTGCTGCATGAATACTATTTCGAGAACATGCAGAAACATGGCACGGGTGATCCATCGACAGGATCAGCTTTCATGCAGGCCGCCGAAGCGAGTTTCGGCAGCTACGACGTTTGGAAAGCCGATTTCATGAATACAGGCAAGATGCGCGGCGTCGGTTGGGCTGCGGTCTATCAGGATCCGTCGAACGGCGCTATCTCGAACCATTGGATCAACCTCCACGAGACCGGCAATGTCGCGGGCTACAAACCGATCCTTATTATGGACGTTTGGGAGCACGCGTTCATCAAAGACTACGCTCCGGCGGACCGTCCGAAATACATCGAGGCATTTTTTGCCAATATCGACTGGGAAGTCGTCAATTCGCGTCTTGGATAG
- the lipA gene encoding lipoyl synthase translates to MIEEKVLVQTFLNRKQRERLRKPDWLKIKLGDPRNQNAVLDLISGLNLHTVCQEAKCPNIFECWTDKTATFMLGGDTCTRHCGFCAVNKGKPMDLDPQEPTHVAEAVKHLDLKHAVITSVNRDDLPDGGSRHWAETIFRVREMNPDCKVEVLIPDFNGDEEALNNVLHARPDVLNHNTETIARLYRRVRPDAKYEQTLELLERAARWRDDHQPAMLTKSGIMAGLGEEFEEVVELMRDLRSVSCDIMTIGQYLQPYEKRLPVERYVTPEEFAEWKRIGLEMGFKHVESSPLTRSSYHARQQTESGEEHKL, encoded by the coding sequence ATGATCGAGGAAAAGGTTCTTGTCCAAACATTTCTGAACCGCAAGCAGCGTGAGCGGCTTAGAAAACCCGATTGGCTGAAGATCAAGCTCGGCGATCCGCGTAATCAGAACGCCGTGCTCGACCTGATATCGGGGCTGAACCTTCATACCGTTTGTCAGGAGGCAAAATGCCCCAACATCTTTGAATGCTGGACCGATAAGACCGCGACATTTATGCTCGGCGGCGATACGTGTACGCGGCATTGTGGATTTTGTGCGGTCAATAAGGGCAAGCCGATGGACCTGGACCCGCAGGAGCCGACCCATGTCGCAGAGGCCGTCAAACACCTAGATCTAAAACACGCGGTCATCACGTCGGTCAATCGTGACGATCTGCCCGATGGCGGTTCGCGGCATTGGGCAGAGACGATATTTCGTGTACGAGAGATGAATCCCGATTGTAAGGTCGAGGTGCTGATACCCGATTTTAACGGCGACGAAGAAGCCCTGAATAATGTCCTTCACGCACGTCCCGATGTCCTAAATCACAACACTGAAACGATCGCCCGTCTGTATCGACGCGTCCGCCCGGATGCCAAGTACGAACAAACTCTTGAACTGCTCGAACGCGCCGCCCGTTGGCGAGACGATCATCAGCCGGCGATGCTGACCAAGAGCGGCATCATGGCCGGGCTCGGCGAGGAATTCGAGGAGGTCGTCGAACTGATGCGTGACCTTCGCAGCGTTTCCTGCGACATCATGACGATCGGCCAATACCTGCAGCCCTACGAAAAACGATTGCCGGTCGAGCGTTACGTTACGCCCGAAGAATTCGCCGAGTGGAAGCGGATCGGCTTGGAAATGGGCTTCAAACACGTCGAATCATCACCGCTGACGCGCAGTTCGTATCACGCACGACAGCAGACCGAATCCGGAGAAGAGCACAAATTATGA
- a CDS encoding bacterioferritin produces MNETEKQQVIDVLNKILELELAGVVRYTHYSLMVFGYNRIPIVSWLKSNGDESLAHAHKAGEFVTMLGGHPSLKIGPLLETEKHDIGDILRESLEQESTTLAAYYELLKLVDGKSVALEEYAREMILLEELHLDEVNKMLRKPGEIEPFSE; encoded by the coding sequence ATGAACGAAACAGAAAAACAACAGGTAATTGACGTCCTTAACAAAATACTCGAGCTGGAACTTGCAGGAGTTGTGCGTTACACGCATTACAGCTTGATGGTTTTCGGCTACAACCGTATCCCGATCGTGTCATGGCTAAAAAGTAACGGCGACGAATCGCTTGCACACGCTCACAAGGCCGGAGAATTCGTCACGATGCTTGGCGGACATCCTAGTCTTAAGATCGGTCCGCTGCTGGAGACAGAAAAGCACGATATCGGCGATATTCTGCGGGAAAGCCTTGAACAAGAAAGCACCACGCTTGCCGCGTATTACGAGTTGTTGAAGCTGGTCGATGGAAAGTCCGTCGCTCTGGAAGAATATGCTCGTGAAATGATCTTGCTCGAAGAACTGCATCTCGACGAAGTCAATAAGATGCTCCGAAAACCGGGTGAGATCGAGCCGTTTAGCGAATAG
- the lpxI gene encoding UDP-2,3-diacylglucosamine diphosphatase LpxI (LpxI, functionally equivalent to LpxH, replaces it in LPS biosynthesis in a minority of bacteria.) — protein MRYGLIAGNGRFPFLVIDGARRAGEELSVVAIKEETDPEIEKAADEVLWVGIGQLGKMISHFKKRGVEKAIMAGQVKHVQIFSGSLPDLRMVKMLWNLPRRNTDALIGGVANEMAKEGIELIDSTYFIQDHLASEGAITRRKPSKDEAENIEYGLHIATELGRLDLGQTVVLRAKACVAIEAMEGTDAVIRRAGELAKGKLTVVKVAKPDQDMRFDVPVVGPPTIENMIAAGATCLSFTAGKTLIFDREEMIGLAEKNGICIVGTGNAG, from the coding sequence ATGCGATACGGACTGATAGCCGGCAACGGCAGGTTTCCATTCCTTGTGATCGACGGAGCACGCCGGGCCGGCGAGGAATTATCCGTTGTCGCGATAAAGGAAGAGACCGATCCTGAGATCGAGAAAGCAGCAGACGAGGTTCTTTGGGTCGGCATCGGCCAGCTCGGCAAGATGATCTCGCATTTCAAAAAGCGTGGCGTTGAGAAGGCAATCATGGCCGGCCAGGTCAAACATGTACAGATATTCTCAGGCTCATTACCGGATCTCAGAATGGTCAAAATGCTTTGGAATCTTCCCCGCCGAAATACCGACGCATTGATCGGAGGCGTCGCGAATGAGATGGCAAAAGAGGGCATCGAGCTTATTGATTCTACATACTTTATCCAAGACCATCTCGCATCGGAAGGCGCGATAACGCGGAGAAAACCGTCTAAAGATGAGGCCGAGAACATCGAATATGGCCTTCACATCGCGACAGAGCTGGGTCGGCTCGACCTGGGCCAGACGGTCGTGTTGCGGGCGAAAGCGTGCGTTGCCATCGAGGCGATGGAAGGAACGGACGCAGTAATACGCCGTGCAGGAGAGCTTGCAAAAGGAAAGCTGACCGTTGTCAAGGTCGCAAAGCCCGATCAGGATATGCGTTTCGACGTTCCTGTGGTTGGGCCGCCAACCATTGAGAATATGATCGCTGCAGGTGCAACGTGTCTCTCGTTTACTGCGGGAAAGACATTGATCTTTGACCGCGAAGAAATGATCGGCCTGGCAGAAAAGAATGGCATCTGCATAGTCGGAACTGGGAACGCAGGCTAA
- a CDS encoding M20/M25/M40 family metallo-hydrolase, producing MMKRNFFAALVLSALLLQGSLFAQAPAVRITPAEKKIAETIQADQLSNWLHFVASDAMAGRDTPSQGLDVTAEFIKMKLSRWGFRPAGDNGTFFQKIALSREAVDANATFVKIGETQFKLTEDFFRLSGSGKAENVGLVFGGNGWMVKAKNYDALEGVDAKGKIVVLFSNGFPSQRTITQLPQGMSQADLAGANGVDYADPMTNARMKGAVGIILAASPQVEGAWGNIRGFFTRGSLTVDKLRGDVGGSQQEMLPTILASKKLSDAIFEGESAGRDSKTAFVINKTISMAASAKKESLKTQNVVAVWEGSDPRLKAEYIAIGAHYDHVGVNENAPGDDKIYNGADDDGSGTVGMLAIAEALAKSKVRPRRSILFVWHAGEEKGLWGAEYFNKFPTVDIKNVVTQLNIDMIGRSRKPTDTDQRNKDLSGENEVYLIGSEVMSSTLGAVTKAVNTNYLKLDYNYRYDAPNDPNRFFFRSDHFHYALNGIPIAFWFTGVHQDYHQPGDHPDKIDYAKMEKIVRTIFMTAWKLANMNDRPKVDKELPPELTRR from the coding sequence ATGATGAAAAGAAACTTTTTTGCAGCACTCGTACTCTCCGCATTGCTGCTGCAAGGCTCACTTTTTGCGCAGGCTCCTGCCGTCAGGATCACCCCCGCAGAGAAGAAGATCGCTGAGACGATCCAAGCGGACCAACTCAGCAATTGGCTTCATTTTGTCGCTTCTGACGCAATGGCCGGACGCGATACACCGTCGCAGGGCCTCGATGTCACAGCAGAGTTTATAAAGATGAAATTGTCCCGCTGGGGATTCCGTCCCGCGGGCGACAACGGTACGTTCTTCCAAAAGATCGCTCTCTCTCGCGAAGCTGTCGACGCCAACGCGACCTTTGTAAAGATCGGTGAGACCCAATTCAAGCTAACGGAGGATTTTTTCCGGCTAAGCGGCAGCGGAAAGGCCGAAAATGTCGGGCTCGTCTTCGGCGGGAACGGCTGGATGGTCAAGGCAAAAAATTATGACGCGTTGGAAGGCGTCGACGCGAAAGGCAAGATCGTCGTGCTTTTCAGCAACGGCTTTCCGAGCCAGCGGACGATCACACAGCTTCCGCAAGGAATGTCTCAGGCTGACCTTGCAGGTGCGAACGGCGTCGATTATGCGGATCCGATGACGAACGCCCGTATGAAAGGCGCTGTCGGTATCATCCTTGCAGCTTCGCCGCAGGTAGAAGGTGCTTGGGGCAACATTCGCGGCTTTTTCACTCGCGGCTCGTTGACCGTTGACAAACTCCGCGGCGATGTAGGCGGCAGTCAACAGGAGATGCTGCCGACGATCCTTGCTTCTAAGAAGCTTAGCGATGCAATATTCGAAGGCGAGAGCGCAGGGCGCGATTCTAAGACTGCTTTTGTCATCAATAAGACGATCTCTATGGCCGCATCGGCTAAAAAGGAATCGCTAAAGACCCAGAACGTTGTCGCCGTGTGGGAAGGCTCGGATCCTAGACTAAAAGCTGAATACATCGCGATCGGTGCCCACTACGACCACGTCGGCGTCAATGAAAATGCTCCCGGCGATGACAAGATCTACAACGGAGCTGATGATGATGGATCAGGCACGGTAGGCATGCTTGCGATAGCCGAGGCTCTCGCAAAGTCGAAGGTACGTCCGCGTCGCTCGATACTTTTTGTTTGGCATGCCGGCGAAGAAAAAGGACTTTGGGGAGCAGAATATTTCAATAAGTTCCCAACGGTCGACATCAAGAACGTTGTGACGCAGCTGAACATCGACATGATCGGACGGAGCCGAAAGCCGACGGATACTGATCAGCGAAACAAAGACCTGTCGGGTGAGAATGAGGTATATCTGATCGGCTCGGAAGTAATGAGCTCTACGTTGGGTGCGGTGACGAAAGCCGTCAATACCAATTACCTCAAGCTTGACTATAATTACCGCTATGACGCTCCGAACGACCCGAACCGCTTCTTTTTCCGCTCCGACCATTTTCATTATGCGTTAAACGGGATTCCGATCGCATTCTGGTTCACCGGCGTCCATCAGGATTATCATCAGCCGGGCGACCATCCTGACAAGATCGATTATGCAAAGATGGAAAAGATCGTACGCACCATTTTCATGACCGCGTGGAAACTTGCAAATATGAATGACCGGCCGAAAGTTGACAAGGAGCTGCCGCCGGAACTGACGCGGCGTTAA
- the rsmI gene encoding 16S rRNA (cytidine(1402)-2'-O)-methyltransferase, with protein MPGTLYLVATPIGNLRDITYRALDILHDVDVIACEDTRHSQKLLNHYRISNRTISFHEHNENERGDELLEMLRSGSSVAVVSDAGTPAINDPGYNLVKLARDAGIAVVPIPGPSAVIAALIASGLPTDSFFFGGFLPSKKGNRIKRLTEVKDIPATLIFFETPHRISRAIGDCIEVLGDRNAVIARELTKVHETFSRGRLSELPFLTHAKGEMVLLIERASDKTPAAASIDDVDSLIEEFKGAGFDEKAAIKKAAKQLGIPKSEVYRRTKIKK; from the coding sequence ATGCCGGGAACGCTGTATTTGGTTGCCACTCCGATCGGAAATCTTCGAGATATTACGTATCGCGCTCTCGACATACTCCACGATGTCGACGTGATCGCCTGCGAGGACACTCGACACAGTCAAAAACTGTTGAATCACTACAGGATCTCAAACCGTACCATCAGCTTCCACGAACACAATGAAAATGAACGTGGTGATGAATTACTCGAAATGCTTCGCTCCGGTTCGTCGGTAGCTGTTGTTTCCGATGCGGGCACTCCCGCGATAAATGATCCCGGCTATAATTTGGTCAAGCTGGCACGTGATGCAGGCATTGCGGTAGTTCCAATTCCGGGGCCGTCCGCAGTGATCGCTGCCCTTATCGCGTCTGGATTGCCGACCGACAGCTTTTTTTTCGGCGGATTTCTGCCGTCAAAAAAAGGCAACAGGATCAAACGCCTTACAGAAGTTAAGGACATTCCGGCAACGCTTATCTTTTTTGAAACGCCGCACCGTATCTCGCGGGCCATCGGTGATTGTATCGAGGTCCTCGGCGACCGAAACGCGGTTATTGCACGTGAATTGACCAAGGTTCACGAAACGTTTTCCCGTGGACGCTTAAGCGAACTGCCGTTCCTGACGCATGCGAAAGGCGAGATGGTGCTTTTGATCGAGAGAGCGTCGGACAAAACGCCGGCCGCAGCGTCAATCGACGATGTTGATTCGTTGATCGAGGAATTCAAAGGAGCAGGGTTTGATGAAAAGGCCGCCATTAAGAAGGCTGCCAAGCAGCTTGGTATTCCAAAGTCCGAGGTGTATCGCAGAACGAAGATAAAAAAGTGA
- a CDS encoding S8 family serine peptidase — protein sequence MNRNNIFIHATLAAVVIVFAAVLGQIDRWQRSLDGLPGIPGPVVVDKANSCSPSRAPEVMVKFRSGFTIDSINAIAARNNDRVLDKIEAVKGLAVIDDLDDMDPETVARYYTEMGDIVEWAEPNFRIELSDPSAFRREATYQDDPAAGPNDPQFGDQWALANLGQQGGTQDADIKALEAWKTTTGSEDVVVAVLDTGVDLNHADLSENMWFRPASLSPYNDPQLGRMNDIYGFDGTSDLPDPMDDNGHGTHCAGIIGAVGDNGEGIAGVNWRVKIMPLKFLGRNGSGNASDAVAAINYAIERKNNGVNIRVISASWGSMRRSKALEATISAAGEAGILFVAAAGNDGSNNDRRPHYPSNYDLPNVISVAALDRNDILASFSNFGSKTVHIAAPGKDILSTWIGNDYREASGTSMATPFVSGVAALIIANEPNISVAELRSRLLNSVDKLSSLEGRVASGGRLNAAKALSVR from the coding sequence ATGAACCGCAACAATATTTTTATTCACGCCACATTGGCAGCGGTCGTTATCGTATTTGCCGCTGTTCTCGGTCAGATCGATCGTTGGCAAAGGTCATTGGATGGGCTGCCGGGCATTCCGGGGCCTGTCGTCGTTGACAAGGCCAATTCCTGTTCGCCTTCGCGTGCTCCGGAGGTGATGGTGAAGTTTCGTTCGGGCTTTACGATCGACTCCATCAACGCCATTGCCGCGCGGAACAATGACCGAGTCTTAGACAAGATCGAAGCGGTCAAAGGGCTTGCGGTAATAGATGACCTGGATGACATGGATCCCGAAACGGTGGCACGGTATTACACCGAAATGGGTGACATCGTAGAGTGGGCCGAGCCGAATTTCAGGATCGAATTGAGCGACCCGTCAGCATTCCGACGCGAAGCAACATATCAGGATGACCCTGCAGCCGGGCCTAACGATCCGCAGTTTGGCGACCAATGGGCGCTTGCAAATCTCGGTCAGCAGGGCGGCACTCAGGACGCTGATATCAAAGCACTTGAAGCATGGAAGACGACGACGGGCAGCGAAGATGTCGTAGTTGCTGTGCTGGACACGGGAGTCGATCTGAATCACGCTGATCTCAGTGAGAATATGTGGTTTCGTCCCGCGAGCCTGAGTCCCTACAATGATCCGCAGCTTGGCCGCATGAATGACATTTACGGTTTTGACGGGACATCCGATCTGCCGGACCCGATGGACGACAACGGCCACGGCACACATTGTGCAGGCATAATCGGAGCGGTCGGTGACAATGGTGAGGGCATAGCCGGCGTGAATTGGCGTGTGAAGATAATGCCGCTCAAATTCCTTGGCAGAAACGGTTCCGGCAATGCAAGCGATGCGGTAGCAGCGATCAACTATGCGATCGAACGAAAGAATAACGGTGTAAACATTCGCGTCATCAGCGCAAGCTGGGGTTCGATGCGGCGTTCAAAGGCCCTGGAGGCGACCATAAGTGCCGCCGGTGAGGCTGGTATATTATTCGTTGCAGCCGCCGGTAATGACGGCTCGAACAACGACCGCCGTCCGCACTATCCTTCAAACTACGACTTGCCGAATGTGATCAGCGTTGCAGCTTTGGACAGGAACGACATACTTGCGTCATTCTCCAATTTCGGTTCGAAAACCGTTCACATCGCAGCACCTGGAAAGGACATTCTCTCGACGTGGATAGGCAACGATTATCGGGAGGCATCAGGAACGTCCATGGCCACGCCGTTCGTCTCAGGCGTCGCTGCGTTGATCATCGCGAACGAGCCGAATATCTCGGTCGCCGAACTCCGTTCGCGACTCCTTAATTCTGTCGATAAGCTCTCATCTCTCGAAGGCCGCGTCGCGTCAGGCGGACGGCTGAATGCCGCAAAGGCCTTATCGGTCCGGTAG
- a CDS encoding DUF2085 domain-containing protein: MALSPEEYISLERTALFRRQAWRAWAVTLAITLAWLLLIILPAIAKSLGHNEIADPLYKFFSYICHQIDSRSFHYGEAQFGVCSRCFGVYFGLLSGTAVYPLWRSVADVEAPPRIWLFLSLLPIAIDWGLTFFGIWENTQASRFITGLILGAACATFIVPAIVEIRRNLSRTG; the protein is encoded by the coding sequence GTGGCACTTTCGCCTGAAGAATACATTTCACTTGAAAGGACGGCACTCTTTCGGCGGCAAGCGTGGCGTGCGTGGGCGGTGACTCTCGCAATAACGTTGGCATGGCTGCTGCTAATCATCTTGCCTGCGATAGCTAAGTCGCTTGGGCACAATGAGATAGCCGATCCGCTCTATAAATTCTTCAGCTACATCTGCCATCAGATAGATTCCCGGTCGTTTCATTATGGCGAAGCTCAGTTCGGGGTTTGCTCGCGTTGTTTCGGCGTGTATTTCGGACTCTTATCGGGAACAGCGGTCTATCCGCTTTGGCGGTCCGTTGCTGATGTCGAAGCCCCGCCGCGGATCTGGCTTTTTCTTTCGCTTTTGCCTATTGCGATCGATTGGGGTCTCACATTCTTTGGTATCTGGGAAAACACCCAGGCGTCGCGATTCATCACCGGACTCATTCTTGGCGCAGCTTGTGCCACTTTCATCGTTCCCGCGATCGTCGAGATACGGCGAAACCTTTCGCGAACAGGTTGA